The Pirellulales bacterium genome has a window encoding:
- a CDS encoding DUF1559 domain-containing protein: MPISYACPHCGNQTQVSDEFAGMSGPCAKCGQTITIPGLPGQAALPPGYAPPARKSSPLKWVLVIVGSMLLLLCCSGIPIALLLPAVHAAREAARRTTCTNNLKQIGIALHSYHDSFGSFPPAYIPDANGRPLVSWRVLILPFLEEQELYDEYKLDEPWDSPHNLALAHRMPPYFACPSDPDAMGQYTSYVANAGPNRMFQAPEPIQLRDITDGMSNTIAVMEAADSKIVWTEPRDTSEQIEYASDPTNGSTHPGGSNALYADGSVQFLSNDIDTAVLDQLLIINDEGAAGAPRAEMGNDREPGAAYDDRDPSSTDAEP; this comes from the coding sequence ATGCCAATCTCTTACGCCTGCCCGCACTGCGGCAACCAAACCCAAGTCTCCGACGAGTTCGCCGGCATGTCGGGCCCGTGCGCCAAGTGCGGGCAGACGATCACCATCCCCGGCCTGCCAGGGCAAGCGGCGCTGCCCCCCGGCTATGCCCCGCCGGCGCGCAAGAGCTCGCCGCTCAAGTGGGTGCTGGTGATCGTGGGCAGCATGCTGCTGCTCTTGTGCTGTAGTGGTATCCCGATCGCGCTGCTGTTGCCGGCGGTGCATGCCGCGCGCGAGGCGGCGCGACGGACGACGTGCACCAACAATCTCAAGCAAATTGGCATCGCGCTGCACAGCTACCACGACTCATTTGGTTCATTTCCGCCAGCGTATATTCCTGACGCCAATGGCCGGCCGCTGGTCAGTTGGCGCGTGCTGATTCTGCCGTTCCTCGAAGAGCAGGAGTTGTACGACGAGTACAAGCTCGACGAGCCTTGGGACAGTCCGCACAACCTGGCGCTAGCGCATCGCATGCCGCCATACTTCGCCTGCCCCAGCGATCCTGATGCCATGGGGCAATACACCAGCTACGTGGCCAATGCCGGCCCCAACCGCATGTTTCAAGCGCCTGAGCCGATCCAGTTGCGCGATATCACCGATGGGATGTCGAACACGATCGCCGTCATGGAGGCGGCCGACTCCAAGATCGTCTGGACCGAACCGCGCGACACCAGCGAACAGATCGAATATGCCAGCGACCCCACCAACGGCAGCACGCACCCCGGCGGCAGCAACGCGCTGTATGCCGATGGCTCAGTGCAATTTCTGTCCAACGACATCGACACGGCGGTCCTCGACCAACTGCTGATCATCAACGACGAAGGCGCCGCCGGCGCTCCGCGCGCAGAAATGGGCAACGACCGAGAACCGGGCGCGGCGTATGATGATCGCGACCCATCATCCACCGACGCTGAGCCATAG
- a CDS encoding glycoside hydrolase family 2, with product MKIVVAAMVTACAVVASTPAAEPFKSDLITEWGAAVTPENAWTEYPRPQMAREQWQCLNGQWDYAITPATQTDKPKKWDGKILVPFALESRLGGVQRLLAADEALWYRRPFSVAGAGQRRTLLNFEAVDYRCDVYVNDRPVGAHQGGNTAFSFDITDALRDGENELVVRVTDQTEEWQLRGKQVRKPEGIWYTQVSGIWQTVWLEQVAPTHLADLKLGADIEKGTITVKPRVAGDASGTKIRAVAKEGDRVVAEATADGELTLVIPDAKLWSPAAPHLYDLEISLSGADGQSLDHVRSYAGIRSVGKTRDADGNWRFTLNGKPIFHWGPLDQGWWPDGLLTPPSDEAMRFDIEFLKSAGFNMIRKHIKVEPRRYYYHCDRLGMLVWQDQVSGGKNPPWTRLKPDPQDADWPAAEHEQFMLELERMISQLENHPSIVVWVPFNEAWGQHRTVEVGKWVAKRDPSRLVNIASGGNFWPVGDVVDTHNYPHPTEALDEDRFADYIRVMGEFGGHGLLVPGHVWDANRRNWGYSLAKSKDEYTARYRDSLQRLNDLRKKGIAAGVYTQTTDVEGEINGLLTYDRKAVKIPAKDLAQEHRILFQDD from the coding sequence ATGAAAATTGTTGTCGCAGCGATGGTCACCGCGTGCGCCGTCGTGGCTAGCACACCGGCCGCCGAGCCGTTCAAATCCGATCTGATCACCGAGTGGGGCGCTGCGGTCACCCCAGAGAACGCCTGGACCGAATACCCCCGGCCCCAGATGGCGCGCGAACAATGGCAATGCCTGAACGGCCAGTGGGATTACGCCATCACTCCCGCCACGCAGACCGACAAACCTAAAAAGTGGGATGGCAAGATACTGGTCCCGTTCGCCCTCGAGTCACGGCTAGGGGGCGTGCAGCGCTTGCTCGCCGCGGACGAGGCGTTGTGGTATCGCCGCCCCTTCTCGGTCGCTGGTGCTGGCCAGCGGCGCACGCTGCTCAATTTCGAAGCCGTTGATTACCGCTGCGATGTCTACGTCAACGATCGCCCCGTCGGCGCGCATCAAGGGGGCAACACCGCCTTCTCCTTCGACATCACAGACGCCTTGCGCGATGGCGAAAACGAACTGGTCGTGCGCGTCACCGACCAGACTGAAGAATGGCAACTGCGCGGCAAGCAGGTGCGCAAGCCCGAGGGCATCTGGTACACGCAAGTATCTGGCATCTGGCAAACCGTCTGGCTGGAACAGGTGGCGCCGACGCATCTGGCCGACCTCAAGCTGGGCGCCGATATCGAGAAGGGAACCATCACCGTCAAGCCGCGTGTGGCCGGCGACGCGTCAGGAACCAAGATCCGCGCCGTCGCCAAGGAGGGGGATCGCGTCGTCGCGGAGGCCACCGCCGACGGCGAACTGACGCTGGTCATCCCCGACGCCAAGCTCTGGTCCCCCGCCGCGCCGCATCTCTACGACCTGGAGATTTCGCTCTCCGGCGCCGACGGCCAGTCGCTCGATCACGTGCGCTCGTACGCCGGCATTCGTTCGGTGGGCAAAACGCGCGACGCCGACGGCAATTGGCGCTTCACGCTCAACGGCAAACCGATCTTTCATTGGGGGCCCCTCGATCAAGGTTGGTGGCCCGATGGCTTGCTCACTCCACCCTCCGACGAGGCGATGCGCTTTGACATCGAGTTCTTGAAGTCCGCTGGCTTCAACATGATTCGCAAGCACATCAAGGTGGAACCGCGGCGCTATTACTATCACTGCGATCGTCTCGGCATGCTGGTGTGGCAAGACCAGGTGAGCGGCGGCAAGAATCCCCCCTGGACCCGCCTCAAGCCCGACCCGCAAGACGCCGATTGGCCCGCCGCCGAACACGAGCAGTTCATGCTCGAACTCGAACGCATGATCAGCCAGTTGGAAAACCATCCCTCAATTGTCGTGTGGGTCCCCTTCAACGAGGCCTGGGGGCAGCATCGCACCGTCGAGGTGGGCAAGTGGGTCGCAAAGCGCGATCCGTCGCGCCTGGTGAACATCGCCAGCGGCGGCAACTTCTGGCCGGTCGGCGATGTGGTCGACACCCATAACTATCCCCATCCCACCGAAGCTCTCGACGAAGATCGCTTTGCCGACTACATCCGCGTGATGGGGGAGTTTGGCGGTCATGGGCTACTGGTCCCCGGGCACGTGTGGGACGCCAACCGCCGTAACTGGGGCTATAGCCTCGCCAAGTCCAAAGACGAATACACCGCGCGCTATCGCGATTCGCTCCAGCGCCTGAACGACTTGCGAAAGAAAGGGATCGCCGCCGGTGTCTATACCCAAACCACCGATGTCGAAGGAGAAATCAACGGGCTTTTGACCTACGATCGCAAGGCAGTCAAAATTCCGGCCAAGGACCTGGCCCAAGAGCACCGGATTCTCTTTCAAGACGATTGA
- a CDS encoding PIN domain-containing protein yields the protein MTATDQALVDTNVLVYAYFQDSEHFEASRTLLEAAQNENAGLCVAPQNLFEFFATVTNARRVSQAKSCEEALKAIEEILSLPGMELLVVPADVVSRWADLIRQAPVAAKRSFDHQLAATMLANGVLRIFTFNVSDFRAISSIEAVTP from the coding sequence ATGACCGCGACTGACCAAGCGCTCGTCGACACGAATGTTCTGGTCTATGCGTATTTTCAAGATAGTGAGCATTTCGAGGCAAGTCGCACATTGCTGGAAGCGGCTCAGAACGAGAATGCTGGGCTGTGCGTCGCGCCGCAGAACTTGTTTGAATTCTTTGCGACGGTGACTAATGCGCGCCGAGTGTCACAAGCGAAAAGCTGTGAGGAGGCGCTAAAAGCCATCGAAGAAATTCTGTCGCTTCCAGGTATGGAACTCCTTGTTGTGCCCGCGGACGTTGTATCCCGATGGGCCGACCTCATTCGTCAGGCGCCAGTGGCCGCGAAAAGATCGTTCGATCATCAACTGGCCGCAACCATGCTGGCGAACGGCGTCCTACGGATCTTTACCTTCAACGTCAGCGATTTTCGCGCAATTTCGAGCATTGAGGCAGTGACTCCTTGA
- the holA gene encoding DNA polymerase III subunit delta, translated as MAAATLHAIDYLDQPQKHPPRPAIAVSGDERFLKRLVIETLRRAALGEDNDFSQTVFSGDTATLRDVLDELDTVSLFGPGGRFIVVEDADDFVSRYRAELEDYVAKPAKASTLLLDVKSWPSNTRLAKAIAASGLTIEATAPTAAKLRKWLAAWSQKRHGKELAGDALDLLLEIVGPQPGLLDQELAKLAAAIGDAPAIDVRQVEELVGGWRAKTTWEMLDAALAGNAPTALVELDRLLIGGENPIGLLGQVGSTLRRLAAATRLVEEAEQAGRRASLRAALEEVGVRPFVVAKSESQLRQLGRQRAGKLCQWLLDADLALKGDSQLPARTVLEQLVVRMARQPQGAK; from the coding sequence ATGGCCGCCGCCACGCTCCACGCCATCGACTATCTCGACCAGCCGCAAAAGCATCCGCCGCGGCCGGCGATCGCCGTCAGCGGCGACGAGCGCTTTCTTAAGCGGCTGGTAATCGAAACGCTGCGCCGCGCGGCGCTCGGCGAAGACAACGACTTTTCGCAAACCGTTTTTTCCGGCGATACCGCCACGCTCCGCGACGTGCTCGACGAGTTAGACACCGTCTCGCTGTTCGGACCGGGCGGCCGCTTCATCGTGGTCGAAGACGCCGACGATTTCGTCAGCCGTTACCGCGCCGAGCTAGAGGACTATGTGGCCAAACCGGCCAAGGCCAGCACTCTGCTACTCGATGTCAAAAGCTGGCCCAGCAACACGCGACTGGCCAAGGCGATCGCCGCCAGCGGACTGACCATCGAAGCCACGGCGCCCACCGCGGCCAAGCTGCGCAAGTGGCTGGCGGCCTGGTCGCAAAAGCGGCATGGCAAAGAGCTTGCCGGCGACGCGCTCGATCTGCTGTTGGAGATCGTCGGCCCGCAGCCGGGCCTGTTGGACCAGGAACTGGCTAAGCTGGCGGCGGCCATCGGCGACGCGCCGGCCATCGATGTCCGGCAGGTCGAAGAGCTAGTCGGCGGTTGGCGCGCCAAAACCACTTGGGAAATGCTCGACGCCGCGCTCGCCGGCAACGCCCCGACCGCGCTGGTCGAACTCGATCGGCTCCTCATCGGCGGCGAGAACCCCATTGGGCTTTTGGGACAGGTCGGCTCGACGTTGCGCCGCCTGGCCGCTGCCACGCGCCTGGTGGAAGAAGCCGAACAAGCCGGCCGCCGCGCGTCGCTCCGCGCCGCGCTCGAAGAGGTTGGCGTGCGTCCCTTTGTCGTCGCCAAGAGCGAATCGCAACTGCGCCAACTCGGCCGCCAACGCGCCGGCAAACTCTGCCAGTGGCTGCTCGACGCCGATCTGGCCCTCAAGGGTGACAGTCAGTTGCCCGCGCGCACGGTGCTGGAACAACTCGTGGTCCGCATGGCGCGACAACCGCAAGGAGCCAAATGA
- a CDS encoding mandelate racemase/muconate lactonizing enzyme family protein: MKITDILVHRLVGGTPDGGWPDGHAPEDDLHALVEVRTDGPLYGVGSVFTGHALVQAGVDFLRPQWHGEAPLEPERVTEKLRQASFWQGRGGAIEHVISGIDIALWDLLGKACGQPVSRLLGGCYRQKIKPYGSILFDEPNRLRDTLQATVARGFRAIKLGWRPFGRVSHDYDELLVRTARDTVGGQVELLVDAGGSEQFWPHGYKWALRTAEMLAAYEIGWFEEPLAPDDIEGYIRLREHSPVPIAGGEVLTRRQAFLPWIERGAVDIIQPDATKCGGLSEARRVAWMAHDHGIQMVSHGWNTAVGLAADLHLAAAMPVARFVEYITPAPYIEEIVVDPPRLDAEGLLSIPTAPGLGIELNRDALRRFAGK, from the coding sequence ATGAAGATCACCGACATACTCGTGCATCGACTGGTTGGCGGCACGCCCGATGGCGGCTGGCCAGATGGCCACGCGCCCGAGGACGACCTGCACGCGCTGGTCGAAGTGCGCACCGACGGCCCGCTTTACGGCGTCGGCAGCGTGTTCACCGGCCATGCGCTGGTGCAAGCCGGCGTCGATTTCTTGCGCCCACAGTGGCACGGCGAAGCCCCCCTCGAACCCGAACGCGTCACCGAAAAGCTGCGCCAAGCCAGCTTCTGGCAGGGACGCGGCGGCGCCATCGAACACGTCATCTCCGGCATCGATATCGCGCTGTGGGACCTCTTGGGCAAGGCGTGCGGGCAGCCCGTGTCGCGTTTGCTCGGCGGCTGCTACCGCCAAAAGATCAAACCGTATGGCTCCATCCTGTTCGACGAGCCCAATCGCCTGCGCGACACCTTGCAGGCGACCGTCGCCCGCGGCTTTCGCGCGATCAAGCTGGGCTGGCGTCCGTTTGGGCGCGTGAGCCACGACTACGACGAGCTGCTGGTGCGCACTGCCCGCGACACCGTGGGCGGCCAGGTCGAGCTATTGGTCGACGCCGGCGGCAGCGAACAGTTCTGGCCGCATGGCTACAAGTGGGCGCTGCGCACCGCCGAGATGCTGGCGGCCTACGAGATTGGCTGGTTCGAGGAGCCGCTCGCGCCGGACGACATCGAAGGCTATATTCGCCTGCGAGAACATTCCCCCGTGCCGATCGCCGGCGGCGAGGTGCTCACGCGGCGGCAGGCGTTTCTGCCGTGGATCGAGCGCGGCGCGGTCGACATCATTCAGCCAGACGCCACCAAATGCGGCGGTCTCAGCGAGGCGCGGCGCGTCGCCTGGATGGCGCACGATCATGGCATACAAATGGTCAGCCACGGCTGGAACACGGCGGTGGGGCTCGCGGCCGACCTCCATCTAGCGGCGGCCATGCCGGTGGCCCGCTTTGTGGAGTACATCACCCCCGCGCCGTATATCGAAGAGATCGTCGTCGATCCGCCGCGGCTCGACGCCGAAGGACTGCTGTCCATCCCGACGGCGCCGGGGCTGGGCATTGAACTGAATCGCGACGCCCTGCGCCGCTTCGCCGGCAAGTGA
- a CDS encoding gamma-glutamyl-gamma-aminobutyrate hydrolase family protein (Members of this family of hydrolases with an active site Cys residue belong to MEROPS family C26.), with the protein MKPVLVFRHVAREPLGTIDGVFRRAGVAFQYVDLYHNPPREFHPELLAGLVVLGGPMNVDEQDRFPFLAPEIDWIRQAIAAQIPLLGICLGSQLIAAALGAPVRHNPTKEIGWYEVETTPAADSDPLLRHFAARETIFQWHGDTFDLPAGAEQLARSAICEQQAFRYGRQTWALQFHLEVTPEIIDCWIDDPDGCAELSKLDYIDPAQVRRDVPRRLPPMQRLADQVFGEFAALCQQRAGG; encoded by the coding sequence ATGAAACCCGTGCTTGTCTTTCGGCATGTCGCCCGCGAACCGTTGGGCACGATCGACGGCGTGTTTCGCCGCGCTGGCGTCGCCTTTCAATATGTCGATCTGTATCACAACCCGCCGCGCGAGTTTCACCCAGAACTCTTGGCCGGGTTGGTGGTGCTCGGCGGACCCATGAACGTCGACGAGCAAGATCGCTTTCCGTTTCTGGCCCCCGAGATCGACTGGATACGCCAGGCGATCGCGGCCCAGATTCCGCTGCTCGGCATCTGCCTCGGCTCGCAGTTGATCGCCGCGGCGCTCGGCGCGCCGGTGCGGCACAATCCCACCAAGGAAATTGGCTGGTACGAGGTCGAAACAACGCCGGCGGCCGACAGCGACCCGCTGCTGCGGCATTTCGCCGCGCGCGAAACCATTTTCCAATGGCACGGCGACACGTTCGATTTGCCCGCCGGCGCGGAACAATTGGCGCGATCGGCCATTTGCGAGCAGCAGGCCTTTCGTTACGGCCGGCAAACCTGGGCCTTGCAGTTTCACCTGGAAGTGACGCCAGAAATCATCGATTGCTGGATCGACGATCCTGACGGCTGTGCCGAATTGAGCAAGCTAGACTATATTGATCCGGCTCAGGTTCGCCGCGATGTCCCGCGGCGGCTCCCGCCCATGCAGCGGCTGGCCGATCAGGTGTTTGGCGAGTTCGCGGCGCTGTGCCAACAGCGCGCCGGCGGCTAG
- a CDS encoding formyltetrahydrofolate deformylase: protein MRIVITAVGPDNRGLADPIVHYATAEGGNIAEIQMYDHDEERLFAMLMRVDLPAEQLPALEQAMREIGRATGLSVRVWSSELRAERPRIAICATYRPEPPLALLRAIRDGQIRAEAAVMIGNRPNCRALAEQFGVDWHLIGNDRGVPDDDKLIEICDQYDVDYVVLARYMRVLPASSCWKYAGGRIINLHHGLLPSFPGMRPYDDAYRARMLTFGCTCHFIVPELDAGNQIIYQSTFTVPPGMKLADIVHVGQEDNEPRCLVEGVRRVVDREVELHFHRVVARPGRQG from the coding sequence ATGCGCATCGTGATTACCGCCGTCGGGCCCGACAATCGTGGCCTGGCAGACCCCATCGTCCACTACGCGACGGCCGAGGGGGGCAACATCGCCGAAATCCAGATGTACGACCACGACGAAGAGCGGCTCTTCGCCATGCTCATGCGGGTCGACCTGCCCGCCGAGCAGTTGCCGGCGCTGGAGCAGGCGATGCGCGAGATCGGCCGGGCAACGGGTCTCTCGGTGCGCGTCTGGTCGTCCGAGCTGCGCGCCGAGCGCCCCCGCATCGCCATCTGCGCCACCTATCGCCCCGAGCCGCCGCTGGCGCTGCTACGCGCCATTCGCGATGGGCAAATTCGCGCCGAGGCGGCGGTGATGATCGGCAACCGCCCCAACTGCCGCGCGCTGGCGGAGCAATTTGGCGTCGATTGGCATCTGATCGGCAACGATCGTGGCGTCCCCGACGACGACAAACTGATCGAGATCTGCGACCAGTACGACGTCGATTACGTGGTGCTGGCCCGCTACATGCGCGTGCTGCCGGCGAGCAGTTGCTGGAAGTACGCCGGCGGACGCATTATCAACCTGCATCACGGACTGCTCCCCAGCTTCCCTGGCATGCGCCCCTACGACGACGCCTATCGCGCCCGCATGCTCACCTTTGGCTGCACCTGTCACTTCATCGTGCCAGAACTCGACGCCGGCAATCAGATCATCTATCAAAGCACCTTCACGGTGCCGCCGGGCATGAAGCTGGCCGACATCGTGCATGTGGGGCAAGAAGACAACGAGCCGCGCTGTCTGGTCGAAGGGGTTCGCCGCGTGGTCGATCGCGAGGTGGAGTTGCACTTCCACCGCGTCGTCGCCCGCCCGGGTAGGCAGGGATGA
- a CDS encoding beta-lactamase family protein — MHSDFHHIPVPTFSPPALEQIRNHLAECVRRDFLPAVSAAIGTVDEVHTWSLGRQELDSPAPLRDDALFLIASPTKPITAMAVMTLVESGELSLVAPAAEYLPEFGKNGKHAITVAHLLTHTSGLPDMPPSNAQLRAAQAPLPAFLAEVCSLRPAFLPGHDVLYQSMGYLVLAAIVEKVTGRSLARVLEERVFTPLALRDTTLGRAAQLDRVAEIRVAGMHSASDLLWNSPYWLGLGAPWGGVISSAADLARLCQHLLAIPTGRRGVISRASHAAMTANQFAQMPFVPETHRRCQPWGLGWQLHWPAHPSGFGDLLSPAAYGHWGATGSLVWIDPARGVFAVILSTEPLERSRRSLAQFSNLVCAAID; from the coding sequence ATGCACAGCGACTTTCATCACATCCCCGTGCCGACGTTTTCTCCCCCAGCGCTGGAGCAAATTCGCAACCATCTGGCCGAGTGCGTGCGGCGCGACTTCCTGCCCGCGGTCAGCGCGGCGATCGGCACGGTCGACGAGGTCCATACCTGGTCGTTGGGCCGTCAAGAACTTGACTCGCCAGCTCCCTTGCGCGACGACGCCTTGTTTTTGATCGCCTCCCCCACCAAGCCCATCACGGCGATGGCCGTCATGACGCTGGTCGAGTCGGGCGAGTTGTCGCTGGTCGCCCCCGCCGCCGAGTATCTGCCCGAGTTCGGCAAAAACGGCAAGCACGCCATCACCGTGGCGCACTTGTTGACGCACACCTCCGGCCTGCCCGACATGCCCCCCTCCAACGCGCAATTGCGGGCCGCGCAGGCGCCGCTGCCCGCGTTTCTGGCCGAGGTCTGCTCGCTGCGGCCGGCGTTTCTGCCAGGGCACGACGTGCTGTATCAGAGCATGGGCTATCTGGTCCTGGCGGCGATTGTCGAAAAGGTGACGGGCCGGTCGCTGGCCCGCGTGCTCGAAGAGCGCGTCTTCACCCCGTTGGCCCTGCGCGACACCACGCTCGGCCGCGCCGCTCAACTCGACCGCGTGGCCGAGATTCGCGTGGCCGGCATGCACAGCGCCAGCGACCTGTTGTGGAACTCTCCCTATTGGCTCGGTCTGGGCGCGCCGTGGGGGGGCGTTATCTCCAGCGCCGCCGATCTGGCCCGGCTCTGCCAGCATCTGTTGGCGATACCGACCGGCCGCCGCGGCGTGATCAGCCGCGCCAGTCATGCCGCGATGACCGCCAACCAGTTCGCCCAAATGCCGTTCGTGCCAGAGACCCATCGCCGCTGCCAACCGTGGGGCCTCGGCTGGCAACTGCACTGGCCCGCCCATCCCAGCGGCTTCGGCGATCTACTCTCCCCCGCCGCGTATGGGCATTGGGGCGCCACCGGCTCGCTGGTCTGGATCGACCCGGCGCGCGGCGTCTTCGCGGTCATCCTCTCCACCGAGCCCTTGGAGCGCAGCCGCCGCTCGCTGGCGCAGTTCTCCAATCTGGTCTGCGCCGCCATCGATTGA
- a CDS encoding Gfo/Idh/MocA family oxidoreductase: MPHATNRRTFLVETGLGAAALGLVSTVHAADAPKIQGFDDQGAAPAAAKQWTPVSDRKIRMGIVGYGVCKFGAQFSLQDHPNVEVVAVSDLFPDRCSELAKVCRCEKTYPSLEEMVKDDSIEAIFVATDAPSHCRHAIDVLKHGKHVASAVPAVFGSLEEADQLFAAVKESGLNYMMFETSCYHDDLYAMRQVYQAGGFGQLLYSEGEYFHHSVTSIDSYKNWRVGLPPQWYPTHSNAYYVGVTDGSFTEVSCMGKPSILEHLQPQNNVYKNPFGTEVALFRTSEGGMARMAVSWDSAGFGGEVGRVRGQNGSMIGMQYDGLAPALPDLTKPALPPTVSAGGHGGSHGQLGNEFVLSIVEQRAPAIDVAKSLNMTVAGIVAHQSALKDGELLKIPQYKL; encoded by the coding sequence ATGCCGCACGCCACCAACCGCCGCACCTTTCTCGTGGAAACCGGACTCGGCGCCGCCGCGCTCGGGCTGGTCTCGACCGTCCACGCGGCCGACGCGCCAAAGATTCAGGGGTTCGACGACCAGGGCGCCGCGCCGGCCGCCGCGAAGCAGTGGACGCCGGTCTCGGACCGCAAGATTCGGATGGGCATCGTGGGCTACGGGGTCTGCAAATTCGGCGCGCAGTTTTCGCTGCAAGATCATCCGAATGTCGAGGTGGTGGCGGTCAGCGATTTGTTCCCCGACCGCTGCAGCGAGTTGGCCAAGGTCTGTCGCTGCGAGAAGACCTATCCATCGCTCGAGGAGATGGTGAAGGACGATTCCATCGAGGCGATTTTTGTCGCGACCGACGCCCCCAGCCATTGCCGCCATGCGATCGACGTGTTGAAGCATGGCAAGCATGTGGCGAGCGCGGTGCCCGCCGTGTTCGGTTCGCTGGAAGAGGCGGACCAGCTTTTCGCGGCGGTCAAGGAGTCTGGCCTGAACTACATGATGTTCGAAACCTCCTGCTACCACGACGACCTGTACGCCATGCGGCAGGTGTATCAGGCGGGGGGCTTTGGCCAGCTTCTTTACTCAGAGGGGGAATACTTTCACCACTCGGTCACCTCGATCGACTCCTATAAAAACTGGCGCGTGGGCCTGCCGCCGCAGTGGTACCCCACCCACTCCAACGCCTATTACGTGGGCGTGACGGATGGGAGTTTTACCGAGGTCTCGTGCATGGGCAAGCCAAGCATCTTGGAGCACCTCCAGCCGCAGAACAACGTCTACAAAAACCCGTTTGGCACGGAGGTCGCGCTATTCCGCACCAGCGAAGGGGGCATGGCGCGGATGGCGGTAAGCTGGGACAGCGCCGGCTTTGGGGGCGAAGTGGGACGCGTTCGCGGACAGAATGGATCGATGATCGGCATGCAGTACGACGGGCTGGCGCCGGCGCTGCCCGACCTGACCAAACCGGCGCTGCCACCGACGGTCAGCGCGGGGGGACATGGCGGGTCGCATGGCCAACTGGGAAATGAGTTTGTGCTATCGATCGTGGAACAGCGCGCGCCGGCGATCGACGTGGCGAAGTCGCTCAACATGACGGTGGCGGGGATCGTGGCCCATCAATCGGCCCTCAAGGATGGGGAACTGCTGAAGATTCCGCAGTACAAGCTGTGA
- a CDS encoding sphingomyelin phosphodiesterase, protein MIVRHLLIFVLTIAALSPSLGVAQDLLKNGQLRVISYNVQFLPGVAAVANKRKDPNYRAQTIGEKLASFDIIGFSEVFESKARDRLVAPLRKAWGEQFQMTFSPRVKPNRFTGGLAIVSRLPFLETHVLTYTQSSSPEKYGLLADGYATKGALHARVAVTSAKQAAESIDVFVTHLEAREDALRPSQYIELADFVRQHSSPERPAIMLGDFNTHGDPEDMANQESDYHLMVSRFAAARPESEFVDLWPALHPDQPGGTSEQDVDDAGSRIDYILLLNPRGTHPRLAPQSVTVNPYRDPKVVALSDHSAVEGVFRWQSAK, encoded by the coding sequence ATGATCGTTCGCCACTTGCTCATCTTCGTGTTGACCATCGCCGCGCTGTCGCCTTCTCTCGGCGTCGCGCAAGACCTGCTCAAGAACGGTCAGTTACGGGTCATCAGCTACAACGTGCAGTTCTTGCCGGGCGTGGCCGCCGTGGCCAACAAGCGCAAGGACCCCAATTACCGCGCCCAGACCATCGGCGAAAAGCTGGCCAGCTTCGACATCATTGGCTTCAGCGAGGTCTTCGAGTCCAAGGCCCGCGATCGACTCGTGGCGCCGCTGCGCAAGGCGTGGGGCGAGCAGTTTCAAATGACGTTCAGCCCGCGCGTGAAGCCCAATCGCTTCACCGGCGGCCTGGCGATCGTCAGTCGGTTGCCGTTCTTGGAAACCCACGTGCTGACCTACACGCAATCGAGCAGCCCCGAAAAATACGGCCTGTTGGCCGACGGCTACGCCACCAAGGGGGCGCTGCACGCGCGGGTGGCGGTCACTAGCGCCAAACAGGCGGCGGAGTCGATCGACGTGTTCGTCACACATCTGGAAGCGCGCGAAGACGCGCTGCGGCCATCGCAGTACATCGAACTGGCCGACTTTGTCCGCCAGCACAGTTCGCCCGAGCGCCCGGCGATCATGCTGGGAGACTTCAACACGCATGGCGACCCGGAGGACATGGCCAACCAAGAGTCGGACTATCATCTGATGGTCAGTCGCTTCGCCGCCGCGCGGCCCGAGAGCGAGTTCGTCGATCTCTGGCCGGCGCTGCATCCCGACCAGCCCGGCGGCACCAGCGAGCAAGATGTCGACGACGCCGGCAGCCGCATCGACTACATCTTGCTGCTCAATCCGCGCGGCACGCATCCACGACTGGCGCCGCAGAGCGTGACGGTCAATCCGTATCGCGATCCTAAGGTGGTGGCGCTATCGGATCACTCGGCCGTCGAGGGCGTCTTTCGCTGGCAAAGCGCGAAGTAA